The DNA window CCGACCCGGCCCGCATGGCGGCCAGCGACGCGGCGTCCGGCACCTGCATCATCCGGTCCACCACGCTGGGCAGGAAGGACGCCTCGACGCAGGGCCGGCCGATGCCCTCGATCCGGGAGCCCTTGTCGGTGCGGACCGACCAGTCGCCGGCCTGCCACGCCGGGTAGAACGCGGAGTTCTCCGGGTCGACCACGCAGAGCTTCGTGGGCAGCCGGCGGTAGCGGGCGTACCGGCCGATGGTCGCGCTCGTGCCGCCGGTGCCGGCGCCCACCACGATCCAGGCCGGCACGGGGTGCCGTTCCAGGGCGAGCTGCGCGTAGATCGACTCGGCGATGTTGTTGTTGCCCCGCCAGTCGGTGGCCCGCTCGGCGTAGGTGAACTGGTCCATGTAGTGCCCGCCGCTGTCCTCGGCGAGCCAGCGCGCCTCGATGACCACCTTGGCCGGGTCCCGCACCAGGTGGCAGCGGCCGCCCTGGAACTCGATCTGGGCGATCTTCTCGGGCGAGGTGGTGGCGGGCATGACCGCGATGAACGGCAACCCGAGCATCCGCGCGAAGTACGCCTCGGAGACCGCGGTCGAGCCGGACGACGCCTCGACGACGGTGGTCTCCGGGCCGATCCAGCCGTTGCAGAGCCCGTACAGGAAGAGCGACCGGGCCAGCCGGTGCTTGAGCGAGCCGGTCGGGTGCACCGACTCGTCCTTGAGATAGAGGTCGATGCCCCACTCCCGGGGCAGCGGGAAGGGCAGGAGGTGGGTGTCGGCGGAGCGGTTGGCGTCCGCCTCGACCGTGGCGATGGCCTCGGTCACCCAGCTCCGGCTGGCCTCGTCACACCGGTCGAGATGAGTCACGCCGGCAACGTTACAAGCGCGGCCCGCTCGCCTCGGGACCCGCCCGGCGCGCCTGCCGGCGCTGGCCGGCCCGGCCGGCGGCCCGGACCACCGGGGTGAGGGCCAGGGCGAGCCGGGGGAAGGCGTCCAGGAGCCGCACCTGGGCGCCGCGCCAGCGCGGCAGGCTGACCACCGGCCGGGGCCGCCGGGCCAGCCGCACGGC is part of the Micromonospora halotolerans genome and encodes:
- a CDS encoding PLP-dependent cysteine synthase family protein — protein: MTHLDRCDEASRSWVTEAIATVEADANRSADTHLLPFPLPREWGIDLYLKDESVHPTGSLKHRLARSLFLYGLCNGWIGPETTVVEASSGSTAVSEAYFARMLGLPFIAVMPATTSPEKIAQIEFQGGRCHLVRDPAKVVIEARWLAEDSGGHYMDQFTYAERATDWRGNNNIAESIYAQLALERHPVPAWIVVGAGTGGTSATIGRYARYRRLPTKLCVVDPENSAFYPAWQAGDWSVRTDKGSRIEGIGRPCVEASFLPSVVDRMMQVPDAASLAAMRAGSAVLGRRVGGSTGTNLWGAFALIAELLAAGRTGSVVTLICDPGDRYAHTYYDDGWVAAQGLDLAPHLATIDRFLATGAWPA